CATCTGTCGGTCAGTCCTCCAGAACCGCGACGCCGGGGAGGACCTTGCCCTCCAAGAACTCCAAGGACGCCCCGCCCCCGGTGGAGATGTGGGAGAAACCGTCCTCCGGCAGACCCAGCGCGCGGACCGCCGCAGCGGAGTCACCGCCGCCGACCACGCTGAAGGAGTCGCCGTTCACCAATGCCGTGGCCACCGCGCGGGTGCCGCCGGCGAACGCCTCGAACTCGAAGACGCCCACCGGTCCGTTCCAGAACACCGTGGCGGCGTCGGACAGCCGCTCGGCGAACAGTTCCCGGGTGCGCGGGCCGATGTCCAGGCCCTCGCGGTCGGCGGGGATCTCCTCGGCCGAGACGATCTCGACATCGGCGTCGGGAGCGAACTCGGTCGCCGCCAGCACGTCGACCGGCAGCACGAGCTCGACGCCCCGCCGCTCGGCCTCGGCGATGAAACCGCGCACCGTGTCCAGCTGGTCGGTCTGCAAGAGCGACTTGCCGACCTCGTGGCCCTTGGCCTTGAGGAAGGTGTAGGCCATCCCGCCACCGATGAGCAGCCGGTCGACCTTGGTGATCAGGTTCTCGATCACCGCGAGCTTGTCCGAGACCTTGGAACCGCCCAACACGACCGCGTAGGGCCGGGCGGGCTCCTCGGTGAGCTTGCGCAGCACCGTCACCTCGGCGAGGACCAGCTGGCCCGCGTAACGCGGCAGCAGCCGCGCGACGTCGTAGACCGAGGCCTGCTTGCGGTGCACCACACCGAAGCCGTCGGAGACGAAGGCACCGTCCTCGCCGACCAGGTCGGCCAGTTCACGGGCCAGCTCGGCGCGCTCGCCGTCGTCCTTGCTGGTCTCGCGCGGGTCGAACCGCACGTTCTCCAGCAGTGCGATCGAGCCTTCGCCCAATCCGTCCACGACGGACTTGGCCGAGGGCCCCACCACGTCCTGCGCGAGCGCCACCTCGGCGCCCAGCAACTCGCCCAGTCGGGCGGCCACCGGGGCCAGGGAGAACTTCTCGTCGGGCACGCCCTTGGGCCTGCCCAGGTGGGCGGCCACCACCACTCGCGCGCCCGCCTCGATCAGCTTCGACAGCGTGGGCAGCGAGGCCCGCACCCGGCCGTCGTCGGTGATCCGCGCGCCGTCGAGCGGGACGTTGAGGTCGGCGCGCACCAGCACGCGCCGACCCCGAGCCCCCTCGGACAGCAGGTCCGCAACTGTCGCGACGTCCCCACGAGGGGACTCTGACGTCGTCACTGGGTCGTCCTCTTCCTGATCAGGAGAGCTTGGAGCCGACCAGCGCGGCGAGGTCCGCCAGCCTGCTGGAGTAACCCCACTCGTTGTCGTACCAGCCGAGGACCTTCACGGTGGTGTCCGCCTCGTCCGGGCCCGCGGTCTGGGTCAGCAGCGAGTCGAACGTGCAGGACGCCGCCGAGCCGACGATGTCGCTGGAGACGATCGGGTCCTCGGTGTAGACGAGGACGCCCTTCAGCGGGCCCTCCGCAGCGGCCTTGAACGCCGCGTTCACCTCGGCCTTGGTCACCGGGCGCGAGAGCTCCACGGTCAGGTCGGTCAGCGAGCCGTCCGGAACCGGGACGCGGATGGCCATGCCGTCCAACTTGCCCTTGAGCTCCGGCAGCACCAGCGCGGTGGCCTTGGCGGCACCGGTGGTGGTGGGGATGATGTTGCTGGCCGCGCCACGGGCCCGACGGAGGTCCTTGTGCGGGAAGTCGAGGATGACCTGGTCGTTGGTGTAGGCGTGCACCGTCGTCATGAGGCCCTTGACGATGCCGAACGCCTCGTCCAGGACCTTGGCCATCGGCGCCACGCAGTTGGTGGTGCAGGAGGCGTTGGACAGCACGACCTGGCTGCCGTCGTACTTCTCGTCGTTGACGCCCAGCACGATGGTGAGGTCCTCGCCCTTGGCGGGCGCGGAGATGATGACCTTCTTGGCGCCTGCCTCGATGTGCTTGCGCGCGTCCTCGGCCTTGGTGAAGCGGCCGGTGGACTCGATGACGACGTCGACGCCCAGCTCACCCCACGGCAGCGCGGCGGGGTCCTTCTCCGCCAGAGCCTTGATCGACTTGCCGCCCACCTTGATCGAATCGCCCTCGGCGACGACCTCCTCGGCGAGCGTGCCGAGCACACTGTCGTACTTGAGCAGGTGTGCAAGGGTGCCGATGTCGGTCAGGTCGTTGACGGCGACGATCTCGACATCCAGGCCGGATGCGTTCACCGCACGCCAGAAGTTACGACCGATGCGACCGAAGCCGTTGACGCCTACACGAACCGTCACGGTGCGTCTCCTCAGATACTCGAACGATTGATTGCCACTGCGTTACGCACGGATGGCCACGCTGCCAGCCGCCACCCTATCGCTCGATGAGAAGCACAGGTCATCACAACCTGATGTGTTTCTTGATCGAGCCAGCCACACGGTAACCGGAGCGGTCCCCGACTGCCCAGCCCCCTCGAACAAGCCGCTTGCGATCGCGAAGTGGCTCGCGGGCCGGGGCAGCCGGTCGAATGCAGCTCCGCGCGGGGTCCGCGAGCGTCGGCGGGACAGGCACGGCCGTCCACGCGTCCACATCCGGTCGCCCGGGCTCGCCGGGTCGGCGGTGTCGCGCGCGGCGGTGTCGTCGCACGCCGCGCGCCCCGCGTGGGAGCCGGCCGAGGGCGCCTCAGACCTCCGCCTCCAACATCTCGGCGGTGACCGCGGCATCGGTGTCCGGCACCCCGAGGTCCCTGGCCCGTTTGTCGGCCATCGCCAGCAGCCGCCGGATCCGGCCCGCCACCGCGTCCTTGGTCATCTGCGGGTCGGCGAGCTGCCCCAGCTCCTCCAAAGACGCCTGCCGGTGGGACAGCCGCAACCGACCGGCCGCGAGCAGGTGCTCCGGCGTCTCCGGCCCGAGCAGCTCCAACGCGCGCTCGACCTTCGCCGCGGCCGAGACCGCCGCCCGCGCGGAACGACGCAGGTTCGCGTCGTCGAAGTTCGCCAACCGGTTCGCCGTGGCCCGCACCTCGCGGCGCATCCGGCGCTCCTCCCAGGCCAGCACACTGGAATGCGCGCCGAGCCTGGTCAGCAGGGCACCGATCGCATCGCCGTCCCGCACCACGACGCGGTCCGCCCCCCGGACCTCCCTGGAGCGCGCCTGCACGCCGAGCCGCCGGGCCGCGCCGACCAGCGCCAACGCCGCCTCCGGCCCCGGGCAGGTCACCTCCATCGCGGAGGACCGTCCGGGCTCGGTCAGCGAGCCGTGCGCCAAGAACGCACCTCGCAACGCCGCCTCCGCGTCGCAGACCCCACCGGACACGACGTGCGCGGGCAGCCCGCGCACCGGCCGCCCCCTCGGATCGAGCAGCCCGGTCTGTCTAGCCAGTCCCTCGCCGTCGGCGGCGACGCGCGCCACGTAGTGGCTGCCCTTGCGCAGCCCGCCCGAGGTGATCACATGCACCTCGGCGGTATAACCGAACAGATCGTGGATCTCCTTGCGCAGTCTGCGCGCCACCGAACCCGTGTCGAGTTCGGCCTCCACGACGACCTTCCCGCCCACGATGTGCAGGCCCCCCGCGAAGCGCAGCAGCGACGAGACCTCGGCGCGACGGCAACACGTCTTGGTCACCGTCAGCCTGCTCAGCTCGTCCTTGACCGACGCGGTCATCGCCACGATCAGTCCTCCTCTCCCTCGGCTCGCCGCGCCACACCGCGACCGCCGGAATCCCCGTGCCGACCGTGCGCCCCCGCAGCGGTGAAGGCCTCGGACAGGGCGCGGGCCAACGCCTCGGGATCGTGTCGCTCCGGCGCTCCCGCCGCCGCGACCCGGCGAAGATGGGCCGTGCCGCCCAGCGAAGCGGCGGCGGTCCGCAATCGGTCCGGTGTCGCCACCGAGTCCACGTCCGCTACCACCGCATCCACCCGTAGTCGGGGGGCGTGTTCGGAGAGTACGTGCAGGTGTTGTTCCGGTGAGAACCCGGCTGTCTCGCCCGGTTGAGGGACGAGATTGAGAACGACGACCTTTCTGGCGGCCGTTTCGACGAGTGCCTCATGCAGTTCCGGCACGAGCAGATGCGGCAACACGCTGGTAAACCATGATCCGGGGCCGAGCAGAACGACGTCGGCACCTCGGACCGCCTTGACTGCTTCCGGGGTCGCCGTCGGGGTCCGATTCGGACCGGTCGCGTTGTGGAGCCGGACTCTTTTCACTCGTCCGGGGGTAGTCGCGACGGCGACCTGGCCCCGGATCCGCCGAATCACGGCGGGATCCTCGTCCAAGCCCGTCACATCGGCCTCGATGTCCAACGGCTCCGTCGACATCGGCAGCACCCGGCCGTCGATGCCCAGCAGGACCCCGGCCTGATCCAGTGCGGCGACCGGGTCGCCGATCACCTCCAGCAGCCCGGCCAGCAGCAGATTGCCCACCGCGTGACCGGCCAGTGCCCCGTCACCGCCGAAACGGTGCTCGAACACCTCGCTCCAGGGAGCCGCGCCCATCCCGTCGTCGGCGAGCGCGGCAAGGGCCTTGCGGAGGTCCCCCGGCGGCAGCAGCTCCAACTCGCGCCGCAACCGTCCCGACGACCCCCCGTCGTCGGCGACGGTGACCACGGCGGTCGGGTGCACCGCGAGTCTGCGCAGGGCAGCGAGCGTGATCTGAAGTCCGTGCCCGCCGCCCAGCGCGACAGCCCGCAGCATCTCCGACCGCCCCGCCGTCACTCGCGGCCCAGATCCCGGTGCACGACCTTGACGGTCAATCGGTCCTCGGTGGACAACCGCCGGGACAGCTCCTCGGACAGCGCGACACTGCGGTGCTTACCGCCGGTGCAGCCAAGGGCCAGCGTCAGATACCGCTTGCCCTCCCGCCGGTAGCCTGCGCTGACCAGTCGCAGCAGTTCGTGATAGCGGTGCAGGAACTCCTCGGCGCCCTCCTGGGAGAGCACGTAGTTGCTGACATCCGAGTCCTGGCCGGTCTGGTCCCGCAATTCCGGGATCCAGAACGGGTTGGGCAGGAACCGGACGTCCATCACCAGATCCGCGTCCATCGGCAGACCGTACTTATAGCCGAATGACAACACTGTGACCCTGGTGCGGGTGCTGGCCTCGGTACCGAAGGCGTCCTCGATCTTGCCCCGCAGCTGATGCACGGACAGCCCCGTGGTGTCCAGCACCAGGTCGGCCTCCTCGCGCAGTCGCGCCAACAGCGCGCGCTCGGCGCCGATGCCGTCGGCCAACCTGCCGTCGCCCTGCAGTGGGTGACCACGGCGGACCGCCTCGAAGCGGCGGATCAGCACCGCGTCGGTCGCCTCCAGGAACAGCACCCTCGGCTTGTATCCCCTGGCGTCGAGATCCTTGATCACCGAGGCGAGATCCTCGGTGAACGCCCGGCTCCGGACGTCCATCACCACGGCGACCCTGGTGATCACCGAGCTCGACCGCGCGCCCAGCTCGACCATCGTCGAGATGAGTTCCGGCGGCAGGTTGTCCACCACGAACCAGCCCAGATCCTCCAGGCACTTGGCTGCGGTGCTGCGCCCGGCTCCGGACAGCCCCGTCACCACGGCCACCTCGATGCCCGGCTTGTCGTGCGACCCCTCGTTCTCGGGTGCGCTCGTCACGTCCCCTCCTGTTCCCCGTTCGCGGTACTCCCACTCCTGTCCCCGTTCAACGCCGAATGCACCGCCTCCGCGGTGCGGCGTCCGACGCCGGGAACCAGGCTGATCTCCTCGATATCCGCAGCCCTCAACCTGCGGAGCG
This Actinoalloteichus hymeniacidonis DNA region includes the following protein-coding sequences:
- a CDS encoding phosphoglycerate kinase, giving the protein MTTSESPRGDVATVADLLSEGARGRRVLVRADLNVPLDGARITDDGRVRASLPTLSKLIEAGARVVVAAHLGRPKGVPDEKFSLAPVAARLGELLGAEVALAQDVVGPSAKSVVDGLGEGSIALLENVRFDPRETSKDDGERAELARELADLVGEDGAFVSDGFGVVHRKQASVYDVARLLPRYAGQLVLAEVTVLRKLTEEPARPYAVVLGGSKVSDKLAVIENLITKVDRLLIGGGMAYTFLKAKGHEVGKSLLQTDQLDTVRGFIAEAERRGVELVLPVDVLAATEFAPDADVEIVSAEEIPADREGLDIGPRTRELFAERLSDAATVFWNGPVGVFEFEAFAGGTRAVATALVNGDSFSVVGGGDSAAAVRALGLPEDGFSHISTGGGASLEFLEGKVLPGVAVLED
- the gap gene encoding type I glyceraldehyde-3-phosphate dehydrogenase, yielding MTVRVGVNGFGRIGRNFWRAVNASGLDVEIVAVNDLTDIGTLAHLLKYDSVLGTLAEEVVAEGDSIKVGGKSIKALAEKDPAALPWGELGVDVVIESTGRFTKAEDARKHIEAGAKKVIISAPAKGEDLTIVLGVNDEKYDGSQVVLSNASCTTNCVAPMAKVLDEAFGIVKGLMTTVHAYTNDQVILDFPHKDLRRARGAASNIIPTTTGAAKATALVLPELKGKLDGMAIRVPVPDGSLTDLTVELSRPVTKAEVNAAFKAAAEGPLKGVLVYTEDPIVSSDIVGSAASCTFDSLLTQTAGPDEADTTVKVLGWYDNEWGYSSRLADLAALVGSKLS
- the whiA gene encoding DNA-binding protein WhiA produces the protein MAMTASVKDELSRLTVTKTCCRRAEVSSLLRFAGGLHIVGGKVVVEAELDTGSVARRLRKEIHDLFGYTAEVHVITSGGLRKGSHYVARVAADGEGLARQTGLLDPRGRPVRGLPAHVVSGGVCDAEAALRGAFLAHGSLTEPGRSSAMEVTCPGPEAALALVGAARRLGVQARSREVRGADRVVVRDGDAIGALLTRLGAHSSVLAWEERRMRREVRATANRLANFDDANLRRSARAAVSAAAKVERALELLGPETPEHLLAAGRLRLSHRQASLEELGQLADPQMTKDAVAGRIRRLLAMADKRARDLGVPDTDAAVTAEMLEAEV
- a CDS encoding gluconeogenesis factor YvcK family protein gives rise to the protein MRAVALGGGHGLQITLAALRRLAVHPTAVVTVADDGGSSGRLRRELELLPPGDLRKALAALADDGMGAAPWSEVFEHRFGGDGALAGHAVGNLLLAGLLEVIGDPVAALDQAGVLLGIDGRVLPMSTEPLDIEADVTGLDEDPAVIRRIRGQVAVATTPGRVKRVRLHNATGPNRTPTATPEAVKAVRGADVVLLGPGSWFTSVLPHLLVPELHEALVETAARKVVVLNLVPQPGETAGFSPEQHLHVLSEHAPRLRVDAVVADVDSVATPDRLRTAAASLGGTAHLRRVAAAGAPERHDPEALARALSEAFTAAGAHGRHGDSGGRGVARRAEGEED
- the rapZ gene encoding RNase adapter RapZ, whose translation is MTSAPENEGSHDKPGIEVAVVTGLSGAGRSTAAKCLEDLGWFVVDNLPPELISTMVELGARSSSVITRVAVVMDVRSRAFTEDLASVIKDLDARGYKPRVLFLEATDAVLIRRFEAVRRGHPLQGDGRLADGIGAERALLARLREEADLVLDTTGLSVHQLRGKIEDAFGTEASTRTRVTVLSFGYKYGLPMDADLVMDVRFLPNPFWIPELRDQTGQDSDVSNYVLSQEGAEEFLHRYHELLRLVSAGYRREGKRYLTLALGCTGGKHRSVALSEELSRRLSTEDRLTVKVVHRDLGRE